The following nucleotide sequence is from Pseudobutyrivibrio ruminis HUN009.
TTCGTTTTTGCCTAGCTTAAGCACAGATTTGAAAGGCTTGTTAGATTTACTCTTAAATCCTTCTATTAAATCTGTCTTACCCTCAAGGATGAGCTTTCTAAATTGTTCCTCTGGCAAGTCTACTCCGGCAATCTGACCGATACTAAATCTACATTTAATTTCATCGTTAGTGTAGTTACTGCAGCCATATCCAAAGGATGTAGTGGTAAGCTCGCCGCCACAGGCCGGGCAATTAATTCCAAGAGGCTTTCTTGTAGCAAGGCCCTTTGAATCCTTACCAGTAAACTGATTAATATTAAGAGCAATAGTCTGAGTCAGGTCGGAATCTATCATGCTCTTTGTTTCAGTACGGATATAGTCCTCAAGCTCTTTACGGTAATCGTCGAACTCTACAGAACCATTAATAATCCCTTCCAAACCCTTTTCCCAGTTGGCAGTCTGCTCTGGCTTTAAAAGAGATGGCGCAGTCAAAAGAACTACCTCGTAAATCATCTCGCCAAGTCGCTCTGGCGTAATAACCTGAGTTTTGTTATTTTGATTGAGATATCCGATTCGAACCAGCTTTTCAAGTATTTCGCCTCGTGTAGCAGATGTTCCAATACCAGTAGTCTTAATCTGCTCTCGAAGCTCCTCGTCCTCAATAAGCTTTCCTGCATTTTCCATTGCAAGAATCAAGGAACCAGATGTATATCTCTTTGGAGGTGATGTCTTTCCCTCTTTTAATTCGAAGCCATTTGCATTGATGGAATCTCCAATATTGACCTGCTCTACAAATGCAGCAAACTTCTCCTTAGAAAAATCATCCTCTGCATCTTCGTTTTCATCATCAGATTCCCCTGCATCATCCTTTTTATTTTTAGGAATACCTGCGATTTCCAAATATCCAGGCTTCACCAATAATTTAGCGCCAGCGAAGAAGCTTTCAGAATCTATCTTTACGGTGATTTTTACATTTTTGTACTCTGCAGGTGGATAGAAAATAGAAAGAAAACGACGAACAATAAGCTCGTAAACCTTTTGACTAAGAGGTGAAAGGTTTTCTATTCCATTGCACTGACCGGTAGGAATAATCGCATAGTGATCAGTAACCTTGCTATCGTCTGTATAGCTGGTCTTTTCAATGCCGATGTATTTTCTATCTGCAAGAATCTCATGAACATACTTTGCAGTAGGTCCGTAAGATTGAAGCTTATTCAGATTTTTATTGATTTCCTTTGCAACTGCTGTTGTAAGGACTCTGGCGTCTGTACGAGGATAAGTGGTGTACTTCTTCTCGTAAAGCTCCTGAATAATATCAAGGGTTTGAGCCGGAGAAATCTTGAAGCGCTTTGAACACTCTGACTGAAGCTCAGCCAAGTTGAAAAGTAATGGTGCTTTCTTCTTAGAAATACCAGTTTCTTTATCAGAAACGAGCGCATCCTTGTTTGTTAAATCGTCAATTAACTTCTGCGCGCTATCCTTAGTTTTAAAGCCATTCCCTTTGTCACCATATAACAATGGCGATTCAAAATACTTGGAGCCATCGATAGCTTTCCACTCAGCAGGGAAATTAACATCTGAGAACTTACCAACCACTTTGAAGAATGGATCCTCGTTGAAATTTCTAATCTCTCTTTCTCTCTCAACTACCATACCAAGCACACAAGTCATAACTCGACCAATAGCAATTGCTGCATAGCTTGTAGTAGCTGCCGCATCGTTTATCAAACGGCCATATTTAACAGATAAAGCACGGGAAAAATTGATACCAAGACTGTAATCCTCGATGGTACGCATAATACCAGAAGCACCGAGCTTTGCATAATCGCTCATTGGCTTTGCTTCATTAATACCGCGGAGGATTTCATCATCAGTCTGTGAATCAATCCAAACACGAAGCTCTGTCATGCCATCACGAACTCCACCATAATTACGGATGTTTTCCTCGATTGTCTGTCCTTCTTTTCCAGAGTCACCTGCCCAATATACAGTATCAATATCCTCTCTGTGCAAAAGGCCATTAACTACTTTGTATTGGTCCTTTGCAGATTCAACAACACCGTACTTGTACTCAGTAGGCAAAAATGGCAAATCCTCAAGATTCCAGTTTTTATATTTAATGTCATACTCCTCTGGATAAACCATCTGAACCAAATGGCCATAGCACCAGCTAATGACATATTCATTATTCTCAATAAATCCGTTTTGATTTCCGGAAACCTTCAGCACTCTTGCAAAGTCTCTTGCAACAGATGGTTTCTCAGTGATAATCAATTTTTTGCCCAAACTTATAACTCCCTTGTAAAAAATTAATTTTAGTTTTAATAATTTAGAGCCCCTAGCCAAAGGCGAGGGGCTCTAAATATTATAACTTTATAGCTCCGTCATGTCCACCAACACAACAGATTTATTTTCTTTTGAAAGCTCAACTAATTTGTTATCAAACTTAGTTGCTGAGAAAAGGAAAATGGTGTTTGCAGTGATACGAGCCTGCTTCATAGAATCAAGCAGCTTTTCGTATGTTTCGTATCCCATAGTCTTCTCTGTCCAGTTGCAAATACCAACAACATTTTCTCTGTTAGAGCTTTGACCGATTACATCGATTGTTCCTTCTTTACCAAGCCATGTACCAATTTTTACAAGCTTGATTGGTAGCTGGCCTACCATATTTAATAGATGTAAATATTCACGACAAACATCCACGAAATAATTCTGTAAGTACTCATCCAAATATGGAGCAATGAACTTGTCATAGAAAGCTTCTGGTGTGTGTGAAATCAGCTCTGATAAATGAGGATATACAAATGTGAACCAGAAATTTATGTAAGGCTCAACAATTCTGTAGATACCCTTTTTTGTATTGTCCCATCCGCCTGTCTCAAAGGAAACAACCTTATCTATAACATCAAATGCCGCCAAGTTTTTCATATATACAGAAATCTTTGCTCTTGAATATCCTGTATCCTCAAACAAATCATTAAGCTTTTCATTGCCTGCCGCAATTGAACCTAAGATTGTGTTGTAACAAGATAATTCTCTAAGCTCTGAAGAAATGTATCCCTCAGCCTCTGAGTAAAGAAATCCTGTTGGAGATAATATATTTTCACAGACATTTGCCTTAATGCTCTTTTTACCATTCCATCTGTCCAGGTAATCAGAAACACCACCGATGATACCGTATGTGCTAACACACTGAGCAACAGTATAATTAGGAAATGCCCTTACAATATCAAGGAATGAATGATTCTCAAGCTTGATAGTCTCATCAATTTCATTAATAGAATTGCCAGCGAATTCTGCAAAAGTATTTTCAGACCATACAATTGAAGAACTAGCGATAATGATCATAATCTTGCCTGGATAAAGCTTTCTATTCTTTAAAGAAACAAGGCTTGCAAATAAGTCATTATTCTTTTTGATAGAAAACTGAGCTTCATCAATAATAAATACAAGCTTTGAGCCATCTTTAGATTTGAAGTTCTTGAAACACTCGTCAAAAGACTCAGATTCCATCTTTTTATCATAAGCAGATGCCATCTGATCATTAAGATACTTTAGCTGCTTGTTGTCTGAGCATTGACGGCTACGGTAATAAAGATAATCCTTGCCAGTTGTAAATTCATCTAGAACGGACTCACAGCCGCAGCCACGTCTGCCATATAAAAGCACAAGGTTGCTTTTATTCTCTTGGTAAATAGTTTCTAGCTTCTTAAGTTCGTTGGTTCGTGTCATATTATTCTCCCAAAAAAACGTCAATTCACTAAGTACGAGTACTATAATAACACAATTCACTTTAGCAGACTACACTAAAAAAGTATTTTATTTGAATTTAATTTATAAAATATATTTATATCACAAAAAAGGTAAGCACAATCTACTGTGCTTACCTTAAAATCGGGAATTTCTTATTTAGCTGTGATATAACCCTGTGCCTTAAGAAGCTCTGCACAAAGAACTGCACCACCTGCAGCACCACGTACTGTGTTGTGTGACAATCCAACGAACTTCCAATCGTAGATGCTATCCTCACGAATACGTCCAACAGAAACACCCATGCCGTTCTCATAGTCAACATCAAGTGATACCTGAGGTCTGTTATCCTCTTCCATGTATCTGATGAACTGCTTTGGTGCTGATGGAAGCTTAAGCTCCTGTGGAACGCCAGAGAAATTATTAATAGCATCGATAAGCTGCTGCTTTGTAGGCTGTTTCTTGAACTTAACAAATACAGCTGCTGTATGTCCGTTAAGAACTGGAACACGGATACACTGGCTAGTAATCTTTACATTATCAGCTGGAACGATAACACCGTCCTTGATTTCGCCCCAAATTCTAAGTGGCTCCTTCTCAGACTTCTCTTCTTCACCTGAGATAAATGGGATGATGTTGTGCTCCATCTCTGGCCAATCCTTAAATGTCTTTCCTGCACCTGAAATAGCCTGATATGTTGTAACAACTACCTCATATGGCTCAAATTCCTTCCAAGCTGTAAGAACTGGAGCATATGACTGAATTGAGCAGTTAGGCTTAACTGCGACGAATCCTCTAGTTGTACCAAGTCTCTGTCTCTGATACTTGATAACCTCCATGTGCTGAGGATTGATTTCTGGAACTACCATAGGTACATCTGGAGTCCATCTATGTGCTGAGTTGTTTGAAACTACTGGAGTCTCAGTTTTAGCGTAAGCTTCTTCGATTGCCTTGATTTCATCCTTAGACATATCAACTGCAGAGAATACGAAGTCTACTTCTTTAGCTACTTCTTCAACCTCATTAACGTTCTTTACAATGATGTCCTTTACAGCTGCAGGCATTGGAGTATCCATCTTCCATCTTCCACCCACTGCATCCTCATAACGCTGTCCCGCAGAACGTGGTGAAGCTGCAATAGTTGTAACCTCGAACCATGGATGATTCTCAAGTAGAGAAATAAATCTCTGACCAACCATACCAGTACCACCAAGAATTCCGACTCTTAATTTCTCGCTCATTTCAAACTTCTCCTTACTTTTGTATTTGTGTCGCGGACAAATGTCCGTCATTAGACTAGATTATAATCAAACTATATAATAAATGCAAGGAGAAATTAAACAAATTTAACAACTCCTTGCATAATTATTACTCAAAACTAAAATGTTCTGGAATATTCTTCATAAAATCCTTGCATAACTGAATTTCATCTAACATAACATCATGCCCTGGAGCGCCAACGGTAAGGCGCTTGTTTACGCAAGTCTCCATAGAAATCGCATCGAAGATATCTTCATCGAAAGCTTCAGAATAGCTTCTAAGCTCCTCCAAAGACATATCATCAATGGCAATCCCCTTATCGATGCAAGCCAAAACGATTTGACCAATGATTCCGTGTGCATCTCTGAAAGGCACGCCCTTATTTACAAGATAATCAGCTGCATCAGTGGCATTTGTAAAGCCGTTTCTAGCACTTTTTGCCATCACATCTTTGTTAAATTTGATTGTAGAAAGCATACCATCGAACAGAATTATGCAATCCTGCACTGTCTTCATAGCATCAAAGGACATCTCCTTGTCCTCCTGCATGTCTTTATTGTAAGCAAGAGGTATGCCCTTCATTGTAGTAAGCAGTGACATCAAAGCACCATACACACGACCAGTCTTTCCACGTACAAGCTCTGCAATATCAGGATTCTTCTTCTGTGGCATAATAGAGCTTCCTGTAGAGAAGGCATCATCGATTTCGATAAATCTGTATTCATTACTGTTCCAGATGATGATTTCCTCGGAAAAACGAGAAAGATGCATCTGGATAATACAAAGTGCTGATAAGAACTCAATAAGATAATCTCTATCGGAAACACCGTCCATTGAATTCAATGTAGGAATCTCAAAGCCAAGAAGCTTTGCTGTCATATCTCTATCTAAAGGATATGTGGTTCCAGCCAAGGCGCCAGAGCCCAATGGACAAGTGTACATTGATGAGTTGATGAAAGCCAAGCGCATAACATCTCTCTTAAACATTTCGAAGTAGGCTCCCATATGATGGGCAACTGTAATAGGCTGAGCCTTTTGAAGATGTGTGAAGCCTGGCATGATGGTGTCGATGTTTTCTTCCATGATGCCAAGAATTGTATTTAACAGGTGTTCCAAAGCTTTGGCTGTAGAGTTGACCTGCTCTCTTGTGTAGAGCTTCATATCAAGAGCAACCTGGTCATTTCTGGAACGTCCAGTATGGAGCTTCTTTCCAGCATCTCCGATTCTATCAATCAGATTTGCTTCAACAAAGCTGTGTACGTCCTCATACTCAGATGTTATCTGAAGTGCACCAGACTTAACATCAGCTTCGATTCCATCAAGACCAGCAAGAATCTGATTTTTCTCATCATCTGTGATAACTCCAACAGATGCCAACATAGTAACATGTGCTCTGCTGCCTCTTACATCCTGCTCGAAAAGCTTTTTATCAAAATTGATAGAAGCATTGAAATCGTAAACAATTTGATCTGTAGCCTTGGTGAATCTTCCACCCCATAACTGCGCCATAACTAATCCTCCATACTTGCCTGTTGTTTCTGTAACTGTCTGTCTCTATAAGAATAGACACATCCGCAGTAATCCTGCCTATACATGTCGTATTCCTTTGAAAGCTCAGTGCTTCGCTTATACCCTTCCCTCTTTTTAAAATCACTTGGAAGCCAAGGTATTTCTAGTTCTTCGGCGATTTTCATGCCGATTTCATTAAGCACCTGGGAATCTTTCATTGGTGATATTGTAAGCGTTGTTGTGAAAAAGTCAAAGCCTTTTTCTTTTGCAACCATCGCAGTACGTCTCAAACGAAGATCATAACACTTGTGGCATCTAGCACCTTTTTCCGGCTCATTTTCAAGACCCTTTGCTATTTCGTAGAAGCTGTCTTTATCGTAATCTCCCTCAATAAAAGCAACCGGATGCTTGGTTGGAAATTCGTTGATAAAGCGTTGCTGTTCCTTTACACGATGATAATACTCATCATCAGGATAAATATTAGGATTGTAGTAAAATACAGTAACATTGAAATACTGAGACAAGTACTCTATACAGTAGCTACTACATGGACCACAACAGCTATGTAACAATAAAGAAGGCACTCGGCCTTCTTTTTCTAAGTTCTCTATTAATTTATCTAGCTTATTTTGATAATTTTGACGAATCATAACTTGACCAAATATATAAAAAAACAATTGCAAATATATAAACACATGCCATAAGGATCATGAAAGGAACCTGAGATGCCATGATGCCGCAGACAATCTGAGCAATGATGACAAGTCCATGAATCCAAATAGGAATTTTATTAAGGCAGGCAGCAAGTGCAGCCTCCAAAATAACCATCACGCATGCCACTACTACATTAATCTTAAATGCAACGAGTGAAACTACGATAGCAACGATTGCGAAAATTCCAAGGGCTATAAGTGTAATTAAAGGAAGATTTTCTTTTGTGAAGAACTCCTTAATGTTAAATGCAGGTAAATTTTTCTTTTTTGTTTCCATTTTAAATCCCCACTAATAATAAATTTTGGTACAAGTGTCATTATAATAAAACATATTGATTTTCTCAACATTTTAATTGAGTTTTTAATTGATTTTTTCCAACCGTTATATTACACTTAATCTCGCATGGATTAAGGCTATATAGGCTTTTTTCATAAGCTCCGATAGCTCAGTTGGTAGAGCACCTCACTCGTAATGAGGGGGTCGTCAGTTCGAGTCTGATTCGGAGCTTTTATTTTACCTACATTACTATGGGTAAAGTAAATGTTATGAATGTATAAGGAGGATGATTAATTGGAATTTATTCAATTCGATCACGTATCAAAAAGCTACGGTAAGCAGCTAGTTCTTGATGAGCTAGACCTCTCCGTTAAGGAGAACTCTTTTGTTACTCTTTTAGGTCCATCCGGCTGCGGTAAGACAACCACTCTTCGTCTTTTAGGTGGTTTTGAAAAGCCTGATTCAGGTAAGATTTATTTAAATGGTAATGATATTACTGCACTTCCTGCAAACCTTCGTCCAATCAACACGGTTTTCCAGAAGTACGCACTATTCCCTCACATGACAATTGAGGAAAACATTGCCTTCGGATTGAAAATCCAAAAGAAATCAAAAGAATATATCGACGACAAAATCAAGTATGCATTAAAGCTTGTTAACCTTGATGGATTTGAAAATCGTTCAATTGATTCTCTTTCTGGTGGTCAGCAACAACGTATTGCCATTGCACGAGCTATCGTTAACGAACCAAAGGTTCTTCTATTAGATGAGCCACTTGGTGCTCTCGATTTAAAGCTTCGTCAGAGCATGCAGTACGAGCTTATGAAAATCAAGCAAGAGCTTGGTATTACATTCATATATGTAACTCATGACCAGGAAGAAGCCCTTACCATGTCAGACACAATTGTTGTCATGAACCAGGGCTACATCCAGCAGATTGGTACTCCAGAGGACATCTACAACGAGCCTGAAAACGCTTTCGTTGCCGATTTCATTGGAGAAAGCAATATTATAGAAGGAATCATGATTAAGGATGAGCTTGTTTCATTCCTTGGGGTTCAGGTTCCATGTGTTGATAAGGGATTCGGTACTATGAAGCCTGTAGACGTTGTTATTCGTCCAGAGGATGTTGAGCTTGGCAAGCCAGGCGAAGGTTTCATGGACGGTGTCATTACCGACTGCTTATTCAAGGGTGTTCACTACGAATTAGATGTTCAGTGTGGCCAGTATGAATGGTTAGTACACACCACAAAGTACTTCGAAATTGGTCAGCACGTTTCACTAAACGTTATTCCATTCAACATTCAGATTATGAACAAACCTGAATCAGAGGACGAGGAGGTAC
It contains:
- a CDS encoding DNA topoisomerase III, with product MGKKLIITEKPSVARDFARVLKVSGNQNGFIENNEYVISWCYGHLVQMVYPEEYDIKYKNWNLEDLPFLPTEYKYGVVESAKDQYKVVNGLLHREDIDTVYWAGDSGKEGQTIEENIRNYGGVRDGMTELRVWIDSQTDDEILRGINEAKPMSDYAKLGASGIMRTIEDYSLGINFSRALSVKYGRLINDAAATTSYAAIAIGRVMTCVLGMVVEREREIRNFNEDPFFKVVGKFSDVNFPAEWKAIDGSKYFESPLLYGDKGNGFKTKDSAQKLIDDLTNKDALVSDKETGISKKKAPLLFNLAELQSECSKRFKISPAQTLDIIQELYEKKYTTYPRTDARVLTTAVAKEINKNLNKLQSYGPTAKYVHEILADRKYIGIEKTSYTDDSKVTDHYAIIPTGQCNGIENLSPLSQKVYELIVRRFLSIFYPPAEYKNVKITVKIDSESFFAGAKLLVKPGYLEIAGIPKNKKDDAGESDDENEDAEDDFSKEKFAAFVEQVNIGDSINANGFELKEGKTSPPKRYTSGSLILAMENAGKLIEDEELREQIKTTGIGTSATRGEILEKLVRIGYLNQNNKTQVITPERLGEMIYEVVLLTAPSLLKPEQTANWEKGLEGIINGSVEFDDYRKELEDYIRTETKSMIDSDLTQTIALNINQFTGKDSKGLATRKPLGINCPACGGELTTTSFGYGCSNYTNDEIKCRFSIGQIAGVDLPEEQFRKLILEGKTDLIEGFKSKSNKPFKSVLKLGKNEDGEFNVSFDFSETPTEYVEDLKCPVCGGRIAKTGYGFACEHRFQEENQCYFSVGEIAGRKISLEELTTLLNNGITDVLTGFKSKTNQKFSAKIQLKENEEGKKVLSFNFDGIEAEKLPDVKCPDCGGDILVRPSGYGCANFNAQDENSCKFYIGKTIAGKNISAQVVTEILKEGKSDTLRGFKGKTGKKFDARLVLKKNEETGRTELVFDFDDVAPNYLADVVCPDCGNKIIKTNFGFACEKYFDKENKCNFVIGEIASKKIGDGDVKELLTEGHTKTIRGFKGKSGKKFDACLVLKKNEEGKSEVTFDFDNVEAKDIKDVVCPVCGGKVVVTPFGYGCSNYKKDDPENSCGFNIGQIAGVKLKEAQVKELLKDGITSTISGFKSKKGTKFDAKLALNKDETGKVSGIKFVFEDEEKVMEGLKCPKCGEPILKNHFGYRCKNNIRDNVDSCQFYVGKVAGVDIPEDQFRKLILEKKTDVISGFLSKKGLFFDARLKLNDDCRTEFEFDNYSDAK
- the asd gene encoding aspartate-semialdehyde dehydrogenase, whose amino-acid sequence is MSEKLRVGILGGTGMVGQRFISLLENHPWFEVTTIAASPRSAGQRYEDAVGGRWKMDTPMPAAVKDIIVKNVNEVEEVAKEVDFVFSAVDMSKDEIKAIEEAYAKTETPVVSNNSAHRWTPDVPMVVPEINPQHMEVIKYQRQRLGTTRGFVAVKPNCSIQSYAPVLTAWKEFEPYEVVVTTYQAISGAGKTFKDWPEMEHNIIPFISGEEEKSEKEPLRIWGEIKDGVIVPADNVKITSQCIRVPVLNGHTAAVFVKFKKQPTKQQLIDAINNFSGVPQELKLPSAPKQFIRYMEEDNRPQVSLDVDYENGMGVSVGRIREDSIYDWKFVGLSHNTVRGAAGGAVLCAELLKAQGYITAK
- a CDS encoding ABC transporter ATP-binding protein; the protein is MEFIQFDHVSKSYGKQLVLDELDLSVKENSFVTLLGPSGCGKTTTLRLLGGFEKPDSGKIYLNGNDITALPANLRPINTVFQKYALFPHMTIEENIAFGLKIQKKSKEYIDDKIKYALKLVNLDGFENRSIDSLSGGQQQRIAIARAIVNEPKVLLLDEPLGALDLKLRQSMQYELMKIKQELGITFIYVTHDQEEALTMSDTIVVMNQGYIQQIGTPEDIYNEPENAFVADFIGESNIIEGIMIKDELVSFLGVQVPCVDKGFGTMKPVDVVIRPEDVELGKPGEGFMDGVITDCLFKGVHYELDVQCGQYEWLVHTTKYFEIGQHVSLNVIPFNIQIMNKPESEDEEVLKEDD
- the argH gene encoding argininosuccinate lyase, with the translated sequence MAQLWGGRFTKATDQIVYDFNASINFDKKLFEQDVRGSRAHVTMLASVGVITDDEKNQILAGLDGIEADVKSGALQITSEYEDVHSFVEANLIDRIGDAGKKLHTGRSRNDQVALDMKLYTREQVNSTAKALEHLLNTILGIMEENIDTIMPGFTHLQKAQPITVAHHMGAYFEMFKRDVMRLAFINSSMYTCPLGSGALAGTTYPLDRDMTAKLLGFEIPTLNSMDGVSDRDYLIEFLSALCIIQMHLSRFSEEIIIWNSNEYRFIEIDDAFSTGSSIMPQKKNPDIAELVRGKTGRVYGALMSLLTTMKGIPLAYNKDMQEDKEMSFDAMKTVQDCIILFDGMLSTIKFNKDVMAKSARNGFTNATDAADYLVNKGVPFRDAHGIIGQIVLACIDKGIAIDDMSLEELRSYSEAFDEDIFDAISMETCVNKRLTVGAPGHDVMLDEIQLCKDFMKNIPEHFSFE
- a CDS encoding epoxyqueuosine reductase QueH; translated protein: MIRQNYQNKLDKLIENLEKEGRVPSLLLHSCCGPCSSYCIEYLSQYFNVTVFYYNPNIYPDDEYYHRVKEQQRFINEFPTKHPVAFIEGDYDKDSFYEIAKGLENEPEKGARCHKCYDLRLRRTAMVAKEKGFDFFTTTLTISPMKDSQVLNEIGMKIAEELEIPWLPSDFKKREGYKRSTELSKEYDMYRQDYCGCVYSYRDRQLQKQQASMED
- a CDS encoding ATP-binding protein; amino-acid sequence: MTRTNELKKLETIYQENKSNLVLLYGRRGCGCESVLDEFTTGKDYLYYRSRQCSDNKQLKYLNDQMASAYDKKMESESFDECFKNFKSKDGSKLVFIIDEAQFSIKKNNDLFASLVSLKNRKLYPGKIMIIIASSSIVWSENTFAEFAGNSINEIDETIKLENHSFLDIVRAFPNYTVAQCVSTYGIIGGVSDYLDRWNGKKSIKANVCENILSPTGFLYSEAEGYISSELRELSCYNTILGSIAAGNEKLNDLFEDTGYSRAKISVYMKNLAAFDVIDKVVSFETGGWDNTKKGIYRIVEPYINFWFTFVYPHLSELISHTPEAFYDKFIAPYLDEYLQNYFVDVCREYLHLLNMVGQLPIKLVKIGTWLGKEGTIDVIGQSSNRENVVGICNWTEKTMGYETYEKLLDSMKQARITANTIFLFSATKFDNKLVELSKENKSVVLVDMTEL